In a genomic window of Rhinoderma darwinii isolate aRhiDar2 chromosome 10, aRhiDar2.hap1, whole genome shotgun sequence:
- the PIH1D2 gene encoding PIH1 domain-containing protein 2 has protein sequence MDMKVPPNQLLSQVNQFWSMLDDMAENSPQSYQKFIQRHLEEGKEFMAPPESHLCLQTKILDPDEHLLFINICGWKRVPSPESDVHPVPLVAGKLKDKSDEAVISIAYSPEVLMKAAQDPAEQDQLIRLAMKYIEQQHKVTLCHSYRIAPFKLKDTVQQMRNSLEGIGTKPEKTNGKAEDVPDRSLLEQLRNIAVKGEEKEEPKTPIEIMTERKTKLKVGLIEVMSSTELNEEDLAPSPPHELSVIKDESGKPQKLILTAQLQGVRSVSNCDLNVSKDDLMLEVPGKYRLHLDLPELVNEETITAKYNKANNTLLVTMSVL, from the exons ATGGACATGAAAGTCCCCCCAAACCAGCTGTTATCTCAGGTCAACCAGTTCTGGAGTATGTTGGACGATATGGCTGAGAATAGTCCACAAAGCTACCAGAAGTTCATACAGCGACATCtggaggaagggaaggagttcatGGCACCCCCCGAATCTCACTTGTGTCTTCAAACTAAAATACTG GATCCGGATGAAcacttattatttattaacatttgTGGATGGAAACGGGTCCCATCTCCTGAATCTGATGTACATCCTGTGCCTCTTGTAGCTGGAAAATTGAAGGACAAGTCTGATGAAGCAG TTATTAGCATTGCCTACAGCCCAGAAGTCCTGATGAAAGCTGCCCAGGATCCCGCAGAACAGGACCAGCTTATCCGCCTAGCAATGAAATACATAGAACAGCAGCATAAAGTCACCCTCTGCCATTCTTACCGTATTGCTCCTTTCAAACTGAAGGACACCGTACAGCAAATGAGGAACAGCTTAGAAGGGATTGGGACAAAACCAGAAAAGACTAATGGAAAAGCAGAAGATG TCCCTGACAGATCATTACTGGAACAATTAAGAAACATAGCAGTGAAAGGAGAAGAAAAAGAGGAACCTAAAACACCCATAGAAATCATGACTGAGCGCAAGACCAAGCTGAAAGTAGGCCTGATCGAGGTGATGTCCAGCAcagagctgaatgaggaggacctGGCTCCATCCCCACCGCATGAACTGTCCGTAATAAAGGATGAGTCGGGGAAACCACAGAAGCTAATTCTGACAGCACAGTTACAAGGGGTGCGCTCGGTGTCCAACTGTGATCTAAATGTATCCAAG GATGATTTGATGCTTGAAGTCCCTGGAAAATACAGACTGCACTTAGATCTGCCTGAGCTGGTCAATGAAGAAACCATCACAGCAAAATACAACAAAGCAAACAACACTCTGCTGGTCACAATGTCTGTGCTATAG